The Mytilus galloprovincialis chromosome 4, xbMytGall1.hap1.1, whole genome shotgun sequence genome contains a region encoding:
- the LOC143071969 gene encoding hydroxylysine kinase-like isoform X1 gives MNSEEKMSNRKPFEGDLLSKTISKDELKKSEEFKAMVRQYQQLKPILPASFVTNVTSKLYGMTVAEYQKLDGYDDINYHIIVDQAINNNYMIDFRPGGYVLKVLNSKDSQNTSLIEAMNLVLDHLRKKSFPVQAFVSNINGEMWSSETVVTELGTKSKYIVSMLTYLEGKTMTSKQINPSSLYNIGIHAGLLQNALENFDNDYLSKRENQWDLLQLPRLVKFLPALEHQKEFQLLKTIMTDFKTDVVPALKHLKQVLIHGDLNDGNIIVKEVMERENIPKEKTTCDIVGIIDFLDMQYSYNIVDVAILIAHMSAECTCMDPIDVGGHILAGYMTIKELTHNEKDILRLLICSRLAQLVILNEFTLLIDPHKKSVRLYLENYKRVIWKFWKTSKTELYRRWDVVLRDYNIEDVFTIL, from the exons ATGAATAGTGAAGAAAAAATGTCTAACAGAAAACCATTTGAAGGCGATTTATTGTCGAAAACTATATCAAAAGATGAACTCAAAAAATCAGAAGAATTCAAAGCCATGGTGAGACAATACCAACAATTAAAGCCAATCCTGCCAGCTTCATTTGTTACGAATGTGACGTCAAAGTTGTATGGAATGACAGTCGCAGAATATCAGAAATTAGACGGTTATGATGACATTAACTACCATATTATCGTAGATCAAGCCATCAATAACAACTATATGATTGACTTCCGTCCAGGAGGCTACGTACTGAAGGTCCTTAATTCCAAGGACTCACAGAACACCTCCCTCATTG AGGCCATGAATTTAGTTCTGGATCATCTCAGGAAGAAATCTTTTCCTGTACAGGCATTTGTATCAAATATTAATGGTGAGATGTGGTCCAGTGAAACAGTTGTCACTGAATTAG GTACCAAAAGCAAATATATTGTTTCAATGTTGACCTACCTGGAAGGCAAAACAATGACGAGTAAACAAATAAATCCTTCCTCCCTGTATAATATTGGAATACATGCTGGACTATTACAGAATGCATTAGAG aattttgatAATGATTACCTGAGTAAAAGGGAAAACCAATGGGATTTACTACAGCTCCCAAGGCTTGTAAAATTTTTACCTGCTCTTGAACACCAGAAAGAGTTCCAGTTATTGAAGACGATCATGACAGATTTTAAGACAGACGTTGTCCCAGCTTTGAAACATCTAAAACAAG TTCTTATTCATGGCGATCTGAACGACGGTAATATCATTGTTAAAGAAGTGATGGAACGGGAAAACATCCCAAAGGAGAAAACAACATGTGATATTGTGGGCATCATCGACTTTCTTGACATGCAGTACAGTTATAATATAGTTGATGTTGCAATTTTAATAGCACATATGTCTGCTGAATGTACTTGTATGGACCCGATAGATGTTGGTGGACATATATTAGCTGGATATATGACGATAAAAGAATTGACCCACAATGAAAAGGACATTCTCAGACTTTTAATTTGCAGTCGATTGGCGCAACTGGTAATTTTGAACGAATTTACTCTTTTAATTGATCCACACAAGAAGAGTGTACGGTTATATCTTGAGAATTATAAACGAGTTATTTGGAAATTTTGGAAAACGtcaaaaactgaactttataGAAGATGGGATGTAGTATTGAGAGATTACAACATTGAAGATGTGTTTACTATTTTGTAG